In Myripristis murdjan chromosome 18, fMyrMur1.1, whole genome shotgun sequence, the sequence ACAAGACTCTTCTTTAATGTATCATAGCTATACTACACTGTGACCTATTATTTTCtgagtgtaaataaataattcacattcaccataaataaatcacaatgaGATTGCTATTAacagaaaaatgcataaataaattgtcttcttatttatgatattttttaacttttaattttgtattattattttcattattatttttagcagGCATATTCAGTGCTTTcctaaagttatttatttatttatttatttaactttttttctatGTACAAATAGAAACAGAAAGGTAAACGAGCCCTCTAGAGGAACGAGTTTTAATTACAAACACCCCACTATCCCAGATCAAAATTAcgtaaaatgcataaaatacacTAAATTTTAGCAAAGAAACCATATTTTACACTTCAGTGGgatatttaaattttctttcTACCCTTGAGTAGCCGACAAGTATATAGCTCACACATattaaaagtaagaaaataagaTAGTAGCCTGCCCTCAACGATACTGAAGCAAACAGGCATTcatttttacaatattgttaatTAGGATGGGACCACTATTGGATATGAACTACAAGTATGCAGtggtttttaatttatttacgcactggatgttttattttttagtttcactggttgatgatgtttttttccatgtcaaaaCCTGATGTGAGTCTGTCTGAGCTGCACACAGGGAGCAAACACCAGGAAGAGCCtccatatgatttttttttttttttcttatgatttTATTAGCGGACTTTGGCATTGCAGCCTGCTCTCCTCCGCGGTGACTCGACTGTGAGACACGCAACAGGTAAGGCAactttttgaaattatttgtcGACTCTTGTCGCAAtgttaaatcaaaatgaatccatcgttgactgttttttttttttttttttttttaagtaaaagcTGGTCTGTCGTCACAGCTTGCTGTTCTCTTTATGTGTCTGAGCTGCGTCTTGCACACCAGATTCAATTATTCAATGtgcaatcacattttttttttcaaatttcacgaGGATCTAAATGATTTTGAAAGCACAGCGTCtgtatttctctttgtttgtgaGAACTAAGCTCCCAGTTATGAGTCCATtactgaatttcatttttattaggGTTGAATGGCTTTTTGTCGTTGAGGATGCAAAATGGTGCATTTTTCAAATATCAGAATAAAAGACACGGTGAGTTATAATGACTCTAAACACACCTGACCACTTCCAACCGAGTTTAAAAGTCAAAACCCGTCCTATCCGTAGTTGGTCACAAATGAAACTAaaccacaaatgaaaaaaaaaaaaaaaatacagtaaagtgCATAAAGCAGAGAAAAGTACTTTTTTTCGCCAAATAACAACATGTAAGGTCTGCAGTCACCCAAaccacatttcattttatagtTCAGACATCTGAACACCACTGTAGTGGCTAAGCCAGACTTTCCGTAGTGTTGAACTCAAATAATTTATTCTATAAACAAAATTCACTAAATGTCCGTCACTTACGGCATAATGTTTACTTAGACTCAAAAACATGTCGCTTTACACTTGATACCATACTGAGCACAGTCTAAAACTGTGTGCCTTCCCAAATCAGCAACACCTATATAGATAGGATCCTGATTAAATACTTGTCCCTCGGCCTTGACAATGCACGGGTTACCTTAGtaacagaagtaaaaaaaaatatggctctTACAACCACTGAAGGTTATTTGAGGTCGAGTCGGCAAAATTTCCCGATTTCAGTGCAGGTAGCTAATTGTGTTTCAACTTTGATGGTTGTAACAGGGAGAGTGTGAAGGCTAAACCTggttcaaaacacattttaaagtcaGTACACTCTCTCACAAATGCAAGTGAAAGTAGATCTGCAGGACGGTATCACTACACGGTgaggacaaagaggaggagaggaaagtctGCAGCTGATGACGGTGGTAAAGGTGTAAGGTCTGAAACTGTCATGCAACATCGGTGACAGTTCACATTTTGGagcataattaaaaataaaactcttctCTTTGCAGACATGAAAATAATAGCATGAGAATAGCTTGACAATATAAGCATgaccagcaggaggcgctgTCCCCATCCATAAGGATTCACttctgttcagtttcagtgttttttatcTGACCAGTAACCGCCTTCGTTTTGCTGAAATTGTAAGCGGCTGATTCATAAGAGAACATCGTTATGAGGGAAAGTAACATACTCTTCcattcaaaatgtttgaaaacctcATATGATTTCATatgaggctctctctctctctctctctctctctccctcccttggcctcagttctttttttgtaacttaACTTCATCTGGATATAACTTCATTACTTCCTGCAAATTAACACATTACACATTTTCCTCCATAGTGCTGCCATTCGGACAAGATGTAAAAGCTGGTGTGAGCTTTTAGAGGTCAAGGATGTCTCTGCTGAAGACTGGACTGTCCCGTCACTCGCAGCTCACTGtcctcactgtcttcagtgTCTTGGTTCTACAtcactctgctgtctttctCCTTCTGACACACTCCTGTGCAGGTAATTAACACACAACGTGAtaccatggtgtgtgtgtgtttaaagggtCACAAATTATGTTTTAGACCTAttgaatcaagaaaatgagtGTGAAATCATAGTCACAGTGGTAGTATTGTAGTCAAGACCACCTGAACTGAAGTAATGACTAAGACCAAGGCACGGTGAGACAGAAGACCCTTAACACTTCACCACAGTGTCGTTATTTACAGGATCgctagaggtcgcttaactgTAAAATGTAACTCTAGATTGTAATAAGAAGCTGTACAAACAacctaacaaacaaaaaaaatcccctctttTCCCAGGTCAGTCtcagctgattggtccagaTCAGCCAATACTGTCAATACTCggtgatgacatcatcttgCCGTGCCAACTGGACCCTGTCTTGGACGCTACGGGCATGACAGTGGAGTGGGCGAGACCCGACCTGAACCCCAGATTTGTGTATCTGTGGCGTGACGGTTATGAACTTCTGGTTGATCAAAATCCAACATATGAAGGACGAGCATCGCTGTTCAGGGACAAACTAGAGCTCGGagacgtttcactgaaactcaGTGGAGTGAAAATCTCTGATGAGGGAAGATACAGATGCTTCATTCCTTTACTCGGTATAGAAACTACAGCTGAGCTTGTTGTTGGTAAGAGAGCATGTGTCAGTGGTGCATTTTTAACCCTGATTTATTCAAGGGACGGCTTTGTGTAGTTCAGCTctgctttattgttttcatgGAGGTGCAGCTCAGTATAATGACTGTAGGCAGCTGTGGTTTTACTGAGTGTATATTATGTACAACCACCTGTGAGTGTACGGTTTTCTCCATTATTTGAAGTTTGTCGTCTCCCTCCTCATCaggtgctgcctcctctcctgtcgtCATTGTGACcaaaagcagcagtggagtggttttagagtgtgaaagtaaaggctggtacccagagcctgagctgttttggctggacgctgagggaaagctcctctctgctggagctccagagacagtcagaggtcctgatggcctctatactgtcagcagcagagtgactgtggagaagagccacagcaacagcttcacctgcagggtTCAGCAGAGCAAAATACAGCAAACCAGGGAGACACAGATTCACATTCCAGGTCAGAAGAGTTTTGATGAATTTATGACACCGGCACTTTTTCACCTTGAACCAGCTGTGGTTTAGATTCATATAAAtactctgctgctctgtgttttatcatttcagatGATTTCTTCATGGTCACGTCTGGTTCTTCTGTTCCTATCTTCATCATCTTGGCTGTTGGCTTCCTGTTtgtagctgcagctgtctgtcttgtgtgtaaatggaAACGTGACAAAATCAgtgagtaagaaaaaaaaaattccagtatCTATTTATTATCACTGTTCTTTGGTGGTTGGTGTTAATCAATGTTCACTGTGGTAATTTTCTATGGAACGAAAAAGTTTTCACTCCATTTTCTGTCTATATGCACACAGAGACCAAAATATGCGATGAGGAAGAAGGAGCAGAGAAGACCAAATTTATAAATAACTATACAGAAAATCATGCTGTGAtagaaggagaaggagacggAGAGCTGGGCAAAACCGATTACCTTCCCTTGGCAGGTGAGGAGAAATCGGGTGAAGATTCAGATAATGACAGCTTTAAGAGTGCAAGCTCGCATTTCCAGGGAGAAGGACAAGAGACAGACGCTGATTCTCAGACCAAAGCAGAAGTGGGAAGAGACCAAGAGCAACacatgagagacagacagcagagggaaCTGGACAGGAAAGAGGCAGAGTTGGAACAGCCGCAGAAgacaacacagcagagagaagagagtgaagGTACTCCAGTGATGGAAACGAAGACGGAAGACAACAACG encodes:
- the LOC115376877 gene encoding butyrophilin subfamily 3 member A2-like is translated as MSLLKTGLSRHSQLTVLTVFSVLVLHHSAVFLLLTHSCAGQSQLIGPDQPILSILGDDIILPCQLDPVLDATGMTVEWARPDLNPRFVYLWRDGYELLVDQNPTYEGRASLFRDKLELGDVSLKLSGVKISDEGRYRCFIPLLGIETTAELVVGAASSPVVIVTKSSSGVVLECESKGWYPEPELFWLDAEGKLLSAGAPETVRGPDGLYTVSSRVTVEKSHSNSFTCRVQQSKIQQTRETQIHIPDDFFMVTSGSSVPIFIILAVGFLFVAAAVCLVCKWKRDKIKTKICDEEEGAEKTKFINNYTENHAVIEGEGDGELGKTDYLPLAGEEKSGEDSDNDSFKSASSHFQGEGQETDADSQTKAEVGRDQEQHMRDRQQRELDRKEAELEQPQKTTQQREESEGTPVMETKTEDNNEKAENNVDLEKTEKQRDEKLQSVSGEETWKETEKTDLKTQQEAAGSGNQELQQATGLQVDSSKTETENQENLQDRDQDAERRAETNETDMTGEDQGGWENDANCVTDETEVVHGRKTSNGTAERTGEPERST